A window of Pseudoliparis swirei isolate HS2019 ecotype Mariana Trench chromosome 13, NWPU_hadal_v1, whole genome shotgun sequence genomic DNA:
GAATACACATGTGTTATATGATAGAACCATAGCCTTACATAAGGTTATAAACACACATCTTGAAAGAAAAAATTGTTAGAGCGAGATACAGCCCATTTTtttagaacagcttttaagtgatctagtcttttcaTGCAGAGCGTTGGTTcctctaatttagtttgtctgtttttaatttatttggtttttaatttatttttaattttaatatatacttttaaatgtaatattggtttcttgcgattccacttgttttgctttgactctctgtggagcactttgtaaacattgtttttaaaggtgctatataaataaagttattattattattatttatgttgaAATGTGTTTCACTTCCGTTCGAGTTCCGCATTTCGTCGGCCGGCATGACGTCACATCCGGATACTTCACCTCCACTTTACGAGGCTTTTCTGTGTTTAAAAACGTGAAACGCCACATTTTAATTCAACGTCAATGCGACATTTAGTTAGATAAGTGAATCGTGGGCCTTCTACCGGGAGCGGGAAACCAAAAACAAGTCACAGACGCGGTGACAACGGGTGCTGCAAACGGCGGTGGCGGTTTCATCAGCAGCTCTTCGGGGGGAGGAGTCGTTCACAGGCGAAGTCCACCTCTGTTCAATTACTTCTGTGATAATTTATAGAATAACGGGTTTACGAAGATGAGAATAACTCTATAGAAGATGTTGCACGGGGGCCGGGGCAAGTAGACAGCCTACGCGAGACAAGCCACGGGACTTCAGGAGGTTAAGTAAGAGCAGACGCTGCAAGATTATAGCGTGACTGTACTTTAAGTTATCATATTTGTATATGCTGCCGTTTAGATATACCACTCGAATGTGTCTGATGCATGTCTACGTCgcgctcttctctctctgtttttcttAGTGACCGTGAAGGCATCACGCTGGCCATGCTGCTGCGCAGGTTGACCCTGTGTTCGGGGATCCAGCTGGAGCACCAGAGACACGCACGCCTCGCCAGAGCTCTCGCCCAAGGCAAGTCGAGCTGCAGCACCACGTTGTGCTCCAGGGTATCCCACGTTTTATGCTAATAGATGTTCAGGTTTCGGGTTTTTCCgcatttctttatttcatgttgCAGTaaagtgaattttttttggagggCTGTCATCACTGTACGCTTTAGTGACTATGAGGTCAAATGTTCACTATTTTCTCAAATGTACATACCCattaataagaaaaataatcaataatacaATGATTGTTGCAACCCTAAAATGAACACGTTTTGATAATGTATCAAAAACATTTTCCAAGCAAAAATATCAAACATGTACTTGTTAGTTTCCTCTGCTTTATATTACTGTAAACTAATAACTTTATAAGCTTTGACTGTTGCTCTGATAAAACAATGAATTCTATTTTTGAAATAATTTTATATCTTCATGATTAAGCGAAAAAAATAGACATTACTTGACAACGTAAATAATTAAGCTTTAATACACTCTTGCTTTTAAATTCGAAAGCATCTACCTATTTGTCCACTGAAAGTATTTTTCTACTGAAAGTAGACGCATAAGTTCATGATTTCGCCATATGAACATCGTCAATATAGTATCTACAGGCGGATGTGATGACTGCTGCTGACGAGGATGTCGTGCCTGCAGGGAACAACTCTAGTTGGAACAAGATGTCACaggcctctgtctgtctgtctgtctgtctgtctctctctctctgtctgtctgtctgtctctctctctctctctctctctctgtctcacatgCGCTTCATTGCCTCAGAGAGATGTGTAATGTCAGCGCAGGCTTGTCTGCTTCCCCTGCTGATGTGGCGGTTTGAAGGCTGTGATTATCCGTTTCCCTGGTTACAGATGAACCAAGAGGAGGGCTTTACTCCGTTTGTCTCATCATCAATGAAAACCAGCTTAACATACGCGTTTGCACATTTATGTTTGCAGTGTTTTGTGTGAACGAGTTTATGTCAATAAATTAATAGGATATATTAATTGAAGGCATTTATTTTTAGTCTTCTCACTTTGCGTTTGGATTTAAATTCTCGTAGATTGTTAGTGCATCTCCTAACTCAGTTCCCAATGTAAATATGATTATAGCTGAGGTTGAACAGAACCTTTCAAGAATGCTTAATGACTCCCAATACAATAGTTCCCCTCTGACTTTTCTCCTGAATGACAGGTGCATCTTTTTCTATTCAGGCATCATCAAATTATATTAGTTACTTCTAAGTGATAAAACTTTCTCGATCACGAGTGATATCTAAATAATATCTTCTTTCTCTGCACCTCCTCACAGCTCCCCAGAGGGCCCACGGCAGCTCCTTTGCACACCGCAGTGAACTGCGTCAGGCCAAGAGGATCGTGGTCAAGCTCGGCAGTGCGGTGGTCACCCGTGGCGATGAATGTGGCCTGGCACTGGGGAGGCTGGCCTCCATTGTGGAGCAGGTTAAGAGCACAAATACTTGCACTGTACTTGAATATAGAACAGTATCGATGGGAAAGTAACTCGAAAACACAAGCTTTGACAACCGCTTTTTTTCAGTGATATGTAAACCATCATTTTTTCCTCCACTGCAGTTTATGTTAGTCTGTAAAGGAGCTCACAAGCATAgatatttatctacatcactactttttttctgattctaacttatttacttttcttttatCTTCTGCTTTTCCATTACTGCACACCTATGAGATGTATCGGCGCTCTCTAATATTTCATTATTAGAAAGAGTAGCACAAGCTCTTGAAGATGAGATTTAAATCACAGCGAgactatttaaatatatagtttatatgaAAAGAAAATTCAGGAGAGTTCAACCAAATAAGACAGATAATGGTTAAACAGATAGTTAAAGAGTGGATATCTTTACAAGACAGTACAATGGGTACATTTACTTTTGTTGCCATTTACTTACATACAATTGTCCTTGTTATTCATGCTGTGAACatgtttcaaaaggattatttatgtCAGAGGAAGGCGTGTTTGTGAAAAGCctgacacaaagacaaacaataaTTTAACTTCTAAATGTAATTTGTCTTGCACTGAGCTCCAAAAGCGTAATTCCATTCACTCCATTGTAATTAGGTAGAGGCAGAAATCTCAGGCACAGATATCTTAAAACACTGACGACTAAAGCAATAAATACCATCATGGCTAGTTACCACGAGGGGTAAGAgagacatgtttttcttttaaagctcAATCCTCCGCGAGTGAAtagaagaaagacaaaaacaaactgtAGCCCCAGCTGTGGTGTGTGATTGGTAATTGTCGCTTGTCGTTGTGCAGGTGGCCATGCTGCAGAGTCAAGGCAGAGAGATGCTGATCGTCACCAGTGGAGCGGTGGCCTTCGGCAAGCAACGATTGAGACACGAGATCCTGCTGTCCCAGAGCGTCCGACAGGCGCTGAACTCGGGACACAATCAGCTCAAAGACAtggtgagaggagagaaggtgaatgtgtggaggtcatgttcAAGTGTAAATCAACACTGGGTCGGATAAAGAAGATATTAATCGTGTTGCCTCCTGCAGGCTTTCTTTCATTTATGGATATAAAGATTACCTAAATGATCTGGTATTTTGTTGTCCTAGTAAATCACATAAAATAACACCGCCAAATATTCAGTGGATGGATCCAGTACCGGGGACAACTATCCAATATAATGCAATGCAGTGCAAACTATCCAATATAATGCAATGCAGTGCAAACTATCCAATATAATGCAATGCAATAAATACTTTTGTGAAGTTAAATGTTCAGCGTTTCTTCGGACCTATTGGTATTGATCCACCTTTCGATAATTAATGAATGTTATGGTGCCATTGAATGGTTGGCCCTGCAATATAAGGGGTTCAGTTGTTTCTGTCAGACAGTTCATTTGTCAATGCATATCCTACTTTTTGTTCTAATAATTTGCATGTCGGATATTTAAACCCTCATCTGGCAGGCCAGTTTTAAGATTAGAGTTGCGTACTTTATTTCCTTACAGTTAGGACTCTGTTAatccatttaatatatatatatatattgacacaCTAGCGTACTGAGAGAACCAGTGTAACTACGTTTACTGCATTTCTGTTCAGGCTCTGCCGGTGCTGGAGGCCCGGGCCTGTGCTGCGGCGGGACAAAGTGGCCTGATGGCCCTGTATGAGGCCATGTTCACCCAATACAGCACTTGCACTGCACAGGTACTTGTATACCCTCTAGGAAAAGAATCCCTTTAAAATGCTGAAGATGTGTCTGTATAATGCAGATCGACATCTTTTAATCTGTTTTATTCACTCGATGCTCTGATCGTTCTGCTGTCAGGTCCTGGTGACAAATCTGGATTTCCATGACGACCAAAAGAGGCAGAATCTGAACAGCACACTGCAGGAGCTCCTTCGTATGAACATCGTACCCATCATCAACACCAACGACGCCGTGGTGCCCCCGCCGGAGCCCAACAGCGACCTGCAGGGGGTAAATGTGGATACAGGCAGCATGGGGTGGCGGCAGTGGCAGCGGGGATACTGCAGTGGTTGGTAGAGACAGTGTTCATTAAGTATAGACAGTCACTGTTCATTAGCAGCGGTATTCATCCAATCGCATGCTGAAACCCCTCTGCCACCCTGAATCACCTcatcagctctgccttcaaacGGTACGGCATGTGCATGCAGGGAGGGCATGATGGCATGCCGTCACTGGGGAGGAGCCGGCAGAAGGAACGGGACTAATTTCTGTATGTAGACGCATCTTTTACCTGTCCTCCTGCAGAAACAACTAACGCATCACatgcctctcactctctctctttctcattacACAGATGAAATAGATGCCTTCTGGCAACAAACAATGATATTATGAACATCTAAAAAGAGTTTGCAAATAATTTTGGGCCGCGCCAACTTACGTGCTatacagaaatacatttatatggACTTGATGCAGCTTTATTTCTGAGGCATTCCATtaattaaactagaacgggcactcggtagagcgcataccttcgcatatcacaagattgggcattgaattatgaacatgttggcattagttgcatgccaattggataaaaattgaccgtgcaatGGTAAaacgaagattttgaccttttcatgaccttgacctttcacccgatcgatcccaaaatctaatcaaatggtccccggataataaccaatcatcccaccaaatttcatgatcttgacctttgacccgatcgatcccaaaatctaatcaaatggtccccggataaaaaccaatcatcccaccaaatttcatgcgattcggtttattactttttgacttatgcgaataacacgcacgcatacaaatacacggcgatcaaaacattaccttccgcattttcaatgcgaaggtaaaaattacactgattttactttttcACTGTCACAATACCATGCATTTACCATAACAATTTTGCACAGtgcataatatgtatttataaatgtgtttctgttgatcaGCTTGGCTCTAGCCCTCAGGGAAAGGCTCAGATGGGTAAATGTCCGAtgactgacttcctgtctgcagaAACTTACATCGGCTTGTTTTGGTTTCTTTAGGTGATCAGCATCAAGGACAACGACAGTCTAGCGGCGCGCCTCGCTGTAGAGATGAAGGCTGACCTCCTCATCGCGCTGTCTGACGTGGAAGGTATGTGCGTTACCACGACAACAGTCTGGGTCAGCTGTTGGGTAACGACACCATCTGTCCGCTCTCTTCACCGGAAaaaaccccccacccctctccggGTCAAACGAGAGTCATTTGAAAGGGGCAAACACAAACCTTCTGCCTTGGTGTTTGAAAATGATGCTGATGGGCTTTCcacgaagtgtgtgtgtgtgtgttcatgcatgtgAGCGTGTCATGAGCTGAGCAAGGGTCCATTCAGTACTGATTGACCAAGATACATCAGATTTATCAAATGTATTGATGTGTCAGTTAAATGCTGACACTAGGATAGACACGAGTATATTTTACAAAAGTTGTAGGGTTATGTGTCTTGCCGCTTTGTGTATTTTAGACCCGTGTGTGAGCAAATAAGTTGTATAAGCGCCTGTTGGTTGCGTAGGACTTTACAACAGCCCCCCTGGAAGAGACGACGCCAAGCTCATCGACATCTTCTACCCTGGAGACCAGCAGTCCATCATCTATGGCACAAAGTCCAGAGTTGGAATTGGATGCATGGAGGCCAAGGTATGTTGAAAGCACTCAACCACTGTGTTAAAAACTTTGTTTATTGACAatcaagtttttaaaaaaccctcatCTTTGgacatagttttttttttttaatggatgtaaCTACTAACAGTCAATATGCATCTTTTTGCACATTATATACTTGTACTTTTGATATTTAAAGGACATATTGATTCTGTCTtcctatttaaatgtattttgaataCAGGACTTTTACTTATGGAGTATTTTCACATTGTAGTACTTTTAGTTGGCACCGACAGGTTCCGGTGTTACAAGTGAAACAAGAACATTTTTGTcaattcctcctttttttttaaagtagagaCTTCACGTCGAGACTTAAAATAGTGtctctttctgtgttttttaaaattttaggTCAAGGCTGCCATGTGGGCCCTGCAAGGTGGCACCTCAGTGGTCATTGCAAATGGCACCCACCCCAAAGTAACAGGGCATGTCATCACTGACATTGTGGAGGGCAAGAAAGTGGGAACCTTCTTCTCTGAGATCAAACCTGCTGGTGAGTTCACCTGCAGGTTGCATGCTTCTGCAGGTTTTGAAACTCAACccggttcaagattcaagattcaagattcaagatgttttatttgtcacatatgTGCAAGggcacacactatttacaataaaacaacacaatatttacacaggtgtgtgtgtgtgtgtgtgtgtgtgtgtgggttgtgtgggtctatgttcacagtcctgatggcctgaggaaagaaactccgtctcagtctctctgttcttgcaggtgatcacggaggcgcctgcctgaccgcagcagctgaaacagtctgttgttacaagtcctgcagggtgggtagtgtagttccaatagtgcgttcagccgcacgcactactctctgcagagccttcctgacCTGAGCGGGAGCAGttaaaccaggctgtgatgcttcctgtcaggacgctctctacagctccagagtagaaggactgaaggatcctctgggaaactttaaatttcctcagctgcctgaggtggtagaggcgctgccttgcctttctcaccagagtgtctgtgtttgttgaccatgtcagatcctcggtgatggtCAGGAAGGTCAGACGGTTTCGTTTGTCAAAACGGAGGCagattacattttgtgttaATTTTGGACATTGTttactatttttattttccttatatattaaaaagtgtttccatctctccataaCCAATACAGTTGAACAGCACCACTATAGCCTCCAAATTATAAAGATCATCAAGTTGAGTCAACACCTCAGTTGCTCAACAAAAGTTACTGTTCAGAAAACCTTTTATAaaagtattatttattataggaCTGTTGCATTAGATTCAGGTATAAGTACCTAGTAAGATGGCTACTGAGTGCACTTTGAGTGAAGTCTCCTTTCCCTGACCCTCAACCAGGCCCAACTGTGGAGCATCAGACAGAAATGGCCCGCGCTTCTGGAAGAACCCTGGCATCCCTGCACCCCGACCAGGTTGTGTTCAGTTAACTTCAATAGTTGTGTTTAACGATTTCAGTTTTTTCGTAAAgttgtgttttatattgttcTAATGACTTATAATTTCAAAGGAGTTAAGCGTACCTATTATCAGATACAGAGCAACACTGCCCTCTTGTGGATGGATGTGCTGTATGCTCATGCTGCCTGTGTTTGGTTGACTGTCGTCAGAGGAGCGAGATCATCTGCCATCTTGCAGAGCTGTTGACTGACAAAAAGGAAGAGATTCTGACTGCCAACAAGATGGACATGGACCTGGCTGTAAATGCAGGTAACAGAGGACCacattcagggttcgtacggtcatggaaaacctggaaaagtcatggaattttaaaatggtcattttcaggcctggaaaagtcatggaaaaaacgtaaatcataaaagttttggaaatcatggaaatgtgttataatcacttgttcatttacaccgagtttTAAAgaatttatatgttttttttaaagaaagacgctcaaaatataagccggcgtacgctctcaatacgcacaatgttctaaattgttcatgtttataccgagatttcagtttggtcatggaaatttgttttaaagtcctggaaaagtcatggaaatccattggtccaaatgtgtaagaaccctgcacaTTGAGTCCAGGTTACACAGGATGAGGCATTGTTgtcccttttctttttaagagtCCATAATATCAATTAGGTATGAGGCATTGAGCTAATAATTCCTGCAGAGTGAAGGGGGAAAATAAACCCCCTGATATTTGTGGGCCTTACTTAGAAATATAAGCTCATGCATACATGTACCCATCTTATCAAAAGATTCTTCTCTGGCAAGAAAGAATCAAATCTAATAAATATTCTGATATTGCGACAAAAACGTACCGAAGATTTTGTAAACATTTCCAAATAGGCTGTTGaactttgctctccttcctctctacAGGCCATTTGCCAGCAGCCATGCTGAAGCGCCTGAGTTTGTCCCCAGCCAAACTTTGCAGCCTGGCCATCGGTCTGCGTCAGATTGCCGTGGCCGCCCAGGACAGTGTGGGTCGTGTGCTGCGCAGGACCAGGGTGGCTCACAACCTGGAGCTGGAGCAGATCACTGTGCCCATTGGAGTTCTTCTGGTCATCTTTGAGGCCCGACCCGACTGCCTGCCGCAGGTATCCAGGCAAACGGAtctggggcggctgtagctccgTGGGGcgagggggtcgtcctgcaaccccaaggtcgtcggttcgatccccgctctccccgttAGTTGCacgttgaagtgtccttgagcaaggcactgaacccccgggcgcttcactgcagcccaccgctccttaataactaaggatgggttaaatgcagagaatacatttcgttgcatgtgtacctgtactctgtgcaatgacaataaattgaatccaactTAACTTTCTACCTGCAAATCAACATGGATAAATGTCTCGTGTTTTCACCTCCCAGGTTTCAGCGTTGGCCATAGCCAGTGGGAACGCCCTCCTGCTGAAGGGAGGCAAGGAGGCAGCCAACACCAACCGGGTCCTCCACCAGCTTACCCAGGAAGCCCTTTCCCTGCATGGAGTCAAAGAGGCAGTGCAGCTGGTAAAATCCTATCCAATGCCAACCTTCCACATGTTACTGGACTGGGAGGACTCTGGAAGAAAATGCCTCCCCTCAattagaaactagaatgggcactcggtagagcgcataccttcgtatatcacaagattgggcattgaattatgaacattagttgcatgccaattggataaaaattgaccgtgctatggtcaaaagaagattttgacctttccatgaccttgacctttgacccgatcgatcccaaaatctaatcaaatggtcatcgggtaataaccaatcatcccaccaaatttcatgcgattcggtttaaaactttttttgttacgcgaataacacgcatacaaataaataaataaatacacggcgatcaaaacataaccttccgcattttcaatgagaAGGTAATAAGCCCAAGCAAACTCGTACGGCATGTGGTGGTTAACAAACATGTATTTTGTAACAAGGTGAGCACTCgcgaggaggtggaggatcTGTGCCGACTGGACAAGATGATCGACTTGATTATCCCTCGAGGTTCATCCCAGTTGGTGAGGAACATCCAGCGGGCGGCGAAGGGCATCCCGGTGCTGGGTCACAGCGAGGGAATCTGCCACGTCTACGTCGACGCGGAAGCCAGCGCGGACAAGGTCATCAAAATCGGTCAGCATGTATGAATCTCCCTGACTGCTTGTACTGCGGAAGTAATTGTAATTCCTAAATTACTACGACTCACAATTTACTAAATGTTCGTAAATTGTGGCTGGTGCCATTCCACAAACTATCAAAACAGACAATATATTATCAGCACAGTAACTGATGATCGCCTCTGGAGAAACAAGCGGTGTTAAAAGACAATACAGGCCCGTCGTCACAGTGAGTATGGTTGCTGGTTAGCGTTCTCATTTCAGGAGATATATCAACCCAATGCATCGacatcttctttaaaaaaaaaaaaaaaatactttattagagaatgtgcacaatatagcgacagggatcagcgaacaagtttttttgttgttgtgtgttctgTTTGCAGTAATACTGCATAAAGTGACAGGAAGGTAGAGCAAACAGACAACGTAAAGTggaaaatgagaagaaacacaactaataaataaaaaattaaaaacaattgaaaataaggaaaaataatgaatcataatACGCCCACCCACAAACCCACCCACACCCATGACCTTTACATTTGTTCACAGATTTTTGTAATACATGGATTTGGTTGCAATAaatcagacagatggacagaaccTAACGCATCGACATCTTTGACATAAGGTCAACACTGTGACCTCTTCTCTTTCGGTGGATGTTAGTTGATTTATTGAATGCTGGCCATATCCAACACATTacaccttttttttcatttttaatttttttaaaaacttttttattataagacaaaagacaatacatagacataacacctagaggacaatgaAACAATgcggacgacaaaacaatggacataacatcataaagtcagagtataaataaataaaataataataataattagaaggagaagaagaaagaaagacggatgcatgtgtatatgtgtgtgcatgtgcattatGAATTTACTAATAAATAagaggagtggtgtcatgtttgtaaaaatatagtgaatgatgaccagatgtcgtggtgttctgttgtattgtaaatgatagatgaggtgagttgttccattgaaatatattctgacattacatttttccagtgtgagatatgtgttattccttgattttcAGTTCATgaggattgttttcttggcgatagttagggccacgagacacctttttttttttttttaccatactAACTGTGACTATGGCTGTAATTGACTGACTTGTTCCCGTTCCAGTCAGAGACTCCAAGTGCGACGACCCGGCTGCATGCAATGCCATGGAAAGCCTGCTGATTCACCGGGACGTCCTCAGGATGCCACTGTTTGACCAGATCATCGACATGTTGCGCGCTGAAGGGGTAAAGCACCGTACAAGTACTTTACATGTCATCCAACACAAGAGGAATGATGCAAtgcaaattaaataatttgaaTATGGATTTTCCCACAAGGACTTGTTCCCTCGTTTGTAATTTCTCTGCGTGGCGTCACTAGGTGAAGATTCACGCGGGCCCTCGGTTCGCCTCCTACCTGACCTTCAGCCCGTCCGAGGCAAAGTCCCTGCGGACCGAGTACGGGGATCTGGAGTGCTGCATTGAGGTGGTGGACAGCATGCAGGAGGCTGTGGACCACATTCACAAGTATGGCAGCTCCCACACCGACGTCATCATCACCGAAAATGGTACGTGGTCGTTCTAGTATTTTCCTATTGTCGCTCTATCAATTTGCATGACTCAAAAGTTACATTCTTGCATTGTTTTTGCTCATGTTTGACCTCACCACGGCCTTAACGGCACAGTCGTCTCGCCTCTCTTGTCTTGATTTGTTCCTCTTCATAAAGGCGTCTTGATATTCATCAAGTTCTCCGTCTCTCTTAATTCACCTTCTATATTCATCTCACTTTCTGCCACAGGGACTAATGAGCAGAGACACTTTGTTGTCAAGATGAGAGCACAGCCTCCTGTGTGACTCCAATATGGGGGACGGAGCCCATTTGAAGTGTAAAGCAGAAGTTCAAACACAGTTTACAGGAGTCATAACTTTGGGTCATGTAACGGTTTCAAGACATATCTCTGGATTTTAAAGTGTGGCCTTGCAGTTATTTACACTAATGCTGTATATTGCCGTTTTCTTGAAAGGAACTGAAGATGTCTCATAAATAGCAGCATTTGTAACCTTGAAAGACTCCTAAAAAAAATCTGCGACAATAATGCATGAACAAACTGGTGGAAATCCCTCATGACAGGTTGATCTAGAAATACGTTAATACTGAATATTTCAAGTGTCTTTAGGAGATCAAATAAAAAGTGAGCAGCATATGAAAAATTCAAGCGAGGTGTGTTCCAAATCCAATAGTTTCTCTTTATAT
This region includes:
- the aldh18a1 gene encoding delta-1-pyrroline-5-carboxylate synthase, translating into MLLRRLTLCSGIQLEHQRHARLARALAQAPQRAHGSSFAHRSELRQAKRIVVKLGSAVVTRGDECGLALGRLASIVEQVAMLQSQGREMLIVTSGAVAFGKQRLRHEILLSQSVRQALNSGHNQLKDMALPVLEARACAAAGQSGLMALYEAMFTQYSTCTAQVLVTNLDFHDDQKRQNLNSTLQELLRMNIVPIINTNDAVVPPPEPNSDLQGVISIKDNDSLAARLAVEMKADLLIALSDVEGLYNSPPGRDDAKLIDIFYPGDQQSIIYGTKSRVGIGCMEAKVKAAMWALQGGTSVVIANGTHPKVTGHVITDIVEGKKVGTFFSEIKPAGPTVEHQTEMARASGRTLASLHPDQRSEIICHLAELLTDKKEEILTANKMDMDLAVNAGHLPAAMLKRLSLSPAKLCSLAIGLRQIAVAAQDSVGRVLRRTRVAHNLELEQITVPIGVLLVIFEARPDCLPQVSALAIASGNALLLKGGKEAANTNRVLHQLTQEALSLHGVKEAVQLVSTREEVEDLCRLDKMIDLIIPRGSSQLVRNIQRAAKGIPVLGHSEGICHVYVDAEASADKVIKIVRDSKCDDPAACNAMESLLIHRDVLRMPLFDQIIDMLRAEGVKIHAGPRFASYLTFSPSEAKSLRTEYGDLECCIEVVDSMQEAVDHIHKYGSSHTDVIITENEDTAEQFLQLLDSACVFWNASSRFADGYRFGLGAEVGISTGRIHARGPVGLEGLLTTKWVLRGDGHTAADFSERGTMKYLHENLPVVQPLAEQRGSN